A region of the Candidatus Neomarinimicrobiota bacterium genome:
GAAAGCCAGCAGTCAAAAGCAGATCGGTGATGTTTTGAGTGAAATATGTGGCGTCAAGCGTCGCCTTTTCATCTAATCCGGTCCAATCAAGCCCCAATTCTATTTCCCGGGTTCGTTCGGGTTTTATATCAGCAGAACCTCTCGTACCCTCATTAATTAGTCCGGAGTTTCCCCCTATGCTGATTGGATCAAGGAGGGTGAATTTCGAATTAGCAATAGGCAAGTTTCCTGTTACACCATATGCTGTACGTAATTTTAAAGCATCATTAAGACGATATGACAAGGCTCCTTTTGGAAACATAAAGAACTTATCTGTGTCGCCTATAGTACTGCTTCGATCACCACGTAGTCCGCCGGAAACATAGATCACGTCATTAAAGTTGACCTCTTGCTGTATAAAAAAGCCGCGTTCACGTTGGCGGGTAATCTGCTGAAAAGAAATTACCTTGGAGGCTTGGTCAACGTTCGTCTGCGTTGGTATCAAGTTCGTCGCCCATACCACCAAATTATTGTTCTCAATGTTTTCAAACTGAAAACCGAATGTGGTATTATAGGAAGTATTCGAGGGCGTGACGTATTTATGGACTAAATTCAAAGACAAGTTCGTGTTAATGCTCTCTGCCTCACCGAGAATTGATGAACCCGGTGTGTCACTTACTCGTTCAAATTGCAGATCGGGAGGAGAAAATGCTTTATTCTCCTGCGAGTAGAAATCAATGCCGGCCAGCACAATAAAATCGAGATTTTGATTGGCTTTTCTAAAGAGGCTGTGTGTGAGTTTCGTTGAAAGGATAGAACGATATACTATCTCATTGTTGGTAAGGACATCTCTTGTGTGAAGCGGATTTGACGGATTAAACGGATTAACCGGATAATCCCCTGCAAGAAGACCGAAGCATCCAGTTCTGGTCGAGTTGTCGTTAACATCCGCAGCTGCGACATCCGCAGCTGAGCATTTTCTTATGTCCACATAGCTGGGAGTAAATGCGAGAGAAAATCCGAATGTGGTATTGGTATTATCGTTTCCTGTAATGGCACGATCTGATTCTGACCTGATAAGACTTGTGTAAACATCTAATTTGGTCTTTTCACTGAATCTGTGCTTAACGTTGATTTTCGCCGAATACTTTTTGTATCCTGTGTTTTTAACGATACCTTCATCGTTTTTGTACATGCCGGAAACGTAGAATTGAGTTTTGTTGGTTCCACCTCTTGCGCTCACAGTGGTTTCCCAAAGCATGCCTGTTTCTCCATACAGCTCGTCTTCATAGTCGATGAATCTTCCGGGTACAGCAGCGGTTAATGAATCAAGTATGACCTCAAATCGAGCAGCATCTGATCCGCTCAAACCACCTTCTGTACCGTTAATTGAATCTAACCGGGTAAACCCGGAAGAGTTCAGAAAACCGTTGCTGACGCCGAAAAAACCCAACCCTGTCGCACCGTTGTTTCCGTATGCTTCTCGTGCGTTAAATTCACGTGCGCCTATTTTGTTCAGGATTGTACTGAAACCAAACTGCTGAGAAACATCAATGCGTGTTTTTCCGGTTCCACCGCTCTTTGTAGTGATAATAATTACACCGCCGGCTGCCTTCGAGCCGTAAATTGCAGCTGCGCTTGCGCCTTTGAGTACTTCTATATTGGCGATGTCATTAGGATTAATATCGGCAATTCTATTAACAGGCTGACCTTGCGGATTCGGGCTGCCGGCGCTTGCTGCTGCAGTTATGAGATCCATCAAGCCTGCGAGGTTTGCGGCATTATTGATAATCACACCGTCGATAACATATAGCGGTTGTGTTGCGCCGACAAGCGTTGAAACACCACGTAGGTTTACGCTTATACCACCACCCGGTGCGCCGGTGTTCTGGCTGACGTTAATACCCGCGAATTTTCCCGCAAGAGCTCCGCCAAGTGTTTGGGCAGGCGCAGGTACCAGTTCATCCGCTGAAATTGTTGCTACCGAATGAGCCAGGTTACGTTTCTTTACAGTCGATGCCAGTCCTGTCACCACGACTCCGGAGGTCTTTAGAACGTCTTCTTCCATCTCTATGTCGAGGGATGTGACTCCCGGCGCTAAGGTAATTTCCTGCGTCTTAAAACCGATGAACGTGACTATAAATGTTACCTCATCAACAGGAATGTTGATGACGTAGTTCCCGTCATTATCCGTTATAGTTCCGGTGAAGGTGCCTTTGATTAGTATCTGCGTGCCCGGAAGAGGACCTCCGGTTTCAGCAACTGAAATATTGCCCGTTACTGTACGGTCGGCTCCGGCTGCGAAATTGAAGAACGTCAGCAACAGAAGCGTAGTTAGTAATAACTTTGGTGCTTTCATGTCTATAATACCTCTAATTGATTTTAGCTTTCAAAATTCACCTAAACCGCCATTCCTTCGGCGGATGACGAATTTCTCCCGGCAATAACTTCAGTTAAGGCTGTAATATATTTCTTTTATATATATTAAGAAAAACTTACGGAAATTATAACCTGCATAGGTGCTTCATGTCAAGTATTATCTTTGATTGTGGCTCAATGGGACTAAAAAACGAGAGTAAAATGTTTATTTACAATAGTTTGAGCAGAAGAAGTGAAATTCCCGATATTGACTTTCTTGATGATAATGTGAACAAACCGCTCATTGACACTCTGATTGGTCTTTATTCGCTCTGTATTCAGGACTTAAACTCAAAGGGAGACACTATATCTCTATCGAATTCATCCTTTGCCTGAAGCAGTCTGCTTTTTTGACTTTTGACTTCTTCGGTAAAGGCGTTTGGAAGATTCAACTCCCCGGCATAGAATGTTTCTATTCTGTCAATCCTGTCAAGCAGCTTAACAAGGCGTATGCAAAAAAGTCTTTCATATATGTCTTCGGTAAACTCTTTATCGAATAAGTCCGTGAACAAGTTTTTTAGGTCCGCAAAATGGGGAACGTATCCTACCGGTGTTTTTATTGCATCGAACTCTCCGTGCACTCTGCCTTCCATCCACATCAGCCAGACCTTTTTGTCCGTCTTTTCGTTCAGGAATTCACCTTTTTCCTTTAGAAAATAGTTGGTGGAAAATATCAATGGTTTTCGGCTTAGCGATTCACCGAACTTTAGATGGTTTTTTATGTAAGTGCCGAGCGGAACGACAAGGAAATCAAGATTAGCCATCGGATTTTGTTTCCTGACCCCTTCCTTGCCAATAGTAGCCGCCGTTGTCTCAGATTCCAATGTAGCGCCCATGAACACGCCATGCTCCCAATTGAGCGATTGGAGAACGGGAGGGTTGGTATCGGAATCGCGCCCACCGTAAATTATTCCGGAGAG
Encoded here:
- a CDS encoding SusC/RagA family TonB-linked outer membrane protein gives rise to the protein MKAPKLLLTTLLLLTFFNFAAGADRTVTGNISVAETGGPLPGTQILIKGTFTGTITDNDGNYVINIPVDEVTFIVTFIGFKTQEITLAPGVTSLDIEMEEDVLKTSGVVVTGLASTVKKRNLAHSVATISADELVPAPAQTLGGALAGKFAGINVSQNTGAPGGGISVNLRGVSTLVGATQPLYVIDGVIINNAANLAGLMDLITAAASAGSPNPQGQPVNRIADINPNDIANIEVLKGASAAAIYGSKAAGGVIIITTKSGGTGKTRIDVSQQFGFSTILNKIGAREFNAREAYGNNGATGLGFFGVSNGFLNSSGFTRLDSINGTEGGLSGSDAARFEVILDSLTAAVPGRFIDYEDELYGETGMLWETTVSARGGTNKTQFYVSGMYKNDEGIVKNTGYKKYSAKINVKHRFSEKTKLDVYTSLIRSESDRAITGNDNTNTTFGFSLAFTPSYVDIRKCSAADVAAADVNDNSTRTGCFGLLAGDYPVNPFNPSNPLHTRDVLTNNEIVYRSILSTKLTHSLFRKANQNLDFIVLAGIDFYSQENKAFSPPDLQFERVSDTPGSSILGEAESINTNLSLNLVHKYVTPSNTSYNTTFGFQFENIENNNLVVWATNLIPTQTNVDQASKVISFQQITRQRERGFFIQQEVNFNDVIYVSGGLRGDRSSTIGDTDKFFMFPKGALSYRLNDALKLRTAYGVTGNLPIANSKFTLLDPISIGGNSGLINEGTRGSADIKPERTREIELGLDWTGLDEKATLDATYFTQNITDLLLTAGF